A single genomic interval of Aegicerativicinus sediminis harbors:
- a CDS encoding sulfite exporter TauE/SafE family protein, which yields MSLLWTAFVFGLLGSLHCVGMCGPIAFILPVDRDNRVKRIFQILNYHFGRLLSYGILGFFIGIIGQSINLLGYQKQMSITIGILMLLSILIPSLSRKFSRPINTFVTKKLGAVKSKIGSQLKKKSGFTFLAIGFLNGWLPCGLVYMAVFGSFVMGSAIEGGLYMILFGIGTIPLMTGAIYLGNFLKLQFRQRLLKLVPAAVVIIGLIFILRGLGLGIPYLSPPDTINQPHTSMSSPATPSCH from the coding sequence ATGAGCCTCCTTTGGACAGCTTTTGTTTTTGGACTTTTAGGCAGTTTACATTGTGTGGGTATGTGTGGACCTATCGCCTTCATTTTGCCGGTGGATCGAGATAATAGGGTTAAACGGATATTTCAAATTTTGAATTATCATTTTGGACGCCTACTCTCCTATGGAATTCTAGGGTTTTTTATTGGTATAATTGGTCAAAGCATCAACCTTTTGGGTTACCAAAAACAAATGTCAATTACAATTGGAATTTTAATGTTACTATCAATATTGATTCCAAGTTTAAGTCGAAAATTTTCTAGGCCTATCAATACATTCGTAACTAAAAAATTGGGGGCGGTAAAATCAAAAATCGGATCACAATTAAAGAAAAAGTCTGGTTTTACCTTTTTGGCTATAGGCTTTTTAAACGGTTGGCTTCCATGCGGATTAGTTTACATGGCAGTCTTTGGTTCCTTCGTAATGGGTAGTGCTATAGAAGGAGGGCTATATATGATTTTATTTGGAATTGGTACTATTCCCCTTATGACAGGCGCAATATACTTAGGTAATTTTCTAAAGCTTCAGTTCAGGCAAAGACTTTTAAAGTTAGTGCCAGCTGCAGTAGTTATAATTGGACTAATTTTTATTTTACGAGGATTAGGATTAGGAATTCCATATCTCTCACCTCCAGATACAATCAACCAGCCCCACACTTCAATGTCTTCACCAGCTACTCCAAGCTGTCATTAA
- a CDS encoding Crp/Fnr family transcriptional regulator, translated as MSDEHYESRCENCIIRELNTLRALKKEELKDISDHKTTRSVKKGETLFFEGERLNGVFCVRKGVSKLSKRSENGKDQIIKLATKGNVMGQIAVITQETADLTAVALDDMEVCFIPKNHIEQGLANNPDFTNAVLKKMTSDLKEADHTIVSMAQKTVKQRLAATLLTLEETFGVDEDGYIGMTISRADISNIIGTATELCIRTLASFKKEDYISTSGKKIKLEDKVALQHLVEGY; from the coding sequence ATGTCTGATGAACATTACGAATCCCGTTGCGAAAATTGTATTATTAGGGAATTAAATACTCTAAGGGCTCTTAAGAAGGAGGAGTTAAAAGATATTTCCGACCATAAGACTACCCGTTCAGTGAAAAAGGGAGAAACTCTATTTTTTGAAGGGGAACGTCTCAATGGGGTATTTTGTGTGCGAAAGGGTGTTTCTAAACTTTCAAAGCGCAGCGAAAATGGAAAAGATCAGATTATTAAGCTTGCCACCAAAGGAAATGTCATGGGGCAGATAGCGGTGATTACGCAGGAAACTGCAGATTTAACTGCCGTCGCTTTAGATGATATGGAAGTATGTTTTATTCCAAAAAATCATATTGAACAGGGTTTGGCCAATAATCCAGATTTCACCAATGCTGTTTTGAAAAAGATGACAAGTGATTTAAAGGAAGCTGATCATACAATTGTTAGCATGGCTCAAAAAACTGTTAAGCAACGTTTGGCTGCGACACTTCTTACTTTAGAAGAAACATTTGGGGTAGATGAGGACGGATATATTGGAATGACCATTTCTAGGGCCGATATTTCTAATATCATTGGTACGGCTACGGAGTTGTGCATCCGTACATTAGCCTCCTTCAAAAAAGAGGATTACATTTCAACTTCTGGAAAAAAAATAAAACTAGAAGATAAAGTAGCCCTGCAACACTTGGTCGAGGGCTACTAA
- a CDS encoding heavy metal translocating P-type ATPase has translation MEKPLCYHCGDSCDTDIVEFDDKSFCCHGCKTVFEILQSNDLTYYYKLATNPGNSPRFQEGKFNFLNNEEIVDKLLDFKDDNYCIVNFIIPSIHCSSCIWVLENLSKMHPGILSTVLNFPSKTLTINFKPKEISLKQIAELITSIGYEPSVSLQDESKELKKSNKDIIYKLGIAGFAFGNIMFLSFPEYFEVNEFWLDQFKPVFRWIMLVFSLPVVFYAGWDYFKSAFKGLKSGILNIDVPIAIGILVLFLRSSVDIIFDFGSGFFDSLSGLVFFLLVGKFFQQKTYAYLSFERDYKSYFPIGVTKLESTPNTPIKELQIELRQVKADDVLLIRNGELLPVDAEIIKGQGLIDYSFVTGESLPVVKQIGDKVFAGGKQQSGAIEVKVLKALDQSHLTQLWENQILKKSKPQFQNFTDSISQRFTIIILSIAIVSFVAWLLIDASQSLNVLTAVLIVACPCAIALSAPFTLGNLLRIYGRHGFYLKDGTIIERLAKVNHIVFDKTGTLTSNENNIIEYKGIELTESEKDLLSSSLRASNHPLSRLLYKELSKHQILTLDEFHESVGSGIRAQNNEQVIKIGAPNFVFPGKNDKNDNKSLNTEVHISTNEVYKGCFYIKNKYREGLKLLVSELHKPNYQMSLISGDNESEKDFLSTVFPPETNLKFNQKPDDKLHFVESLQNSNSEVLMLGDGLNDSGALAQSNVGIVLSENINTFSPAADAILDSKSFQQIPNLLKLSKKGINVIKLSLIFSLFYNLIGLGFAVSGHLAPVVAAILMPLSSISIVVFTTLATQWHSRKILGKFKKS, from the coding sequence ATGGAAAAGCCCTTATGCTATCATTGTGGGGATTCCTGTGACACCGATATCGTAGAATTCGACGACAAATCTTTTTGTTGTCATGGTTGTAAAACGGTTTTTGAGATATTGCAAAGCAATGACCTTACCTACTATTACAAATTAGCAACAAATCCAGGCAATTCTCCTCGATTTCAAGAAGGCAAATTCAATTTTTTAAACAATGAGGAAATTGTAGACAAACTATTGGATTTTAAAGACGATAACTATTGTATCGTAAACTTTATAATACCAAGCATTCATTGTAGTTCTTGCATTTGGGTCCTGGAAAATCTAAGTAAGATGCATCCTGGGATTCTATCGACCGTTTTGAATTTTCCCTCAAAGACCCTTACCATCAATTTTAAACCCAAGGAAATTAGCCTAAAACAAATTGCGGAATTAATTACCTCTATTGGCTACGAACCTTCTGTTTCGTTACAAGATGAATCTAAAGAATTAAAGAAGTCAAATAAAGATATTATTTACAAACTTGGTATTGCGGGGTTTGCCTTCGGGAACATTATGTTTCTGTCCTTTCCTGAATATTTCGAAGTAAACGAATTTTGGCTAGATCAATTTAAGCCGGTTTTTAGATGGATAATGTTGGTATTTTCATTACCTGTAGTCTTCTATGCTGGTTGGGATTATTTTAAATCGGCCTTTAAAGGCTTAAAATCTGGAATTCTAAATATAGATGTGCCAATTGCCATCGGCATTTTAGTCCTCTTTTTGCGTTCTTCCGTTGACATAATTTTCGATTTTGGGTCTGGCTTTTTTGACAGCCTTAGTGGATTAGTTTTTTTTCTATTAGTTGGTAAATTTTTTCAACAGAAAACCTATGCCTATCTCTCATTTGAAAGGGACTACAAATCCTATTTTCCAATTGGTGTTACAAAATTAGAAAGTACCCCTAACACCCCCATTAAGGAATTACAAATAGAATTGAGGCAAGTTAAAGCGGACGATGTATTGTTAATACGAAATGGAGAATTATTACCTGTAGATGCCGAAATTATAAAGGGTCAAGGACTCATTGATTATAGCTTTGTAACCGGGGAATCTTTGCCTGTTGTAAAACAAATTGGTGATAAAGTTTTTGCCGGGGGCAAACAACAATCTGGGGCCATTGAGGTAAAAGTATTAAAAGCTCTCGACCAAAGTCACCTAACACAGCTATGGGAAAATCAAATCCTGAAAAAGTCCAAACCCCAATTTCAGAATTTTACGGACAGCATAAGCCAACGTTTTACTATAATTATTTTAAGCATTGCCATAGTTTCATTTGTAGCTTGGTTACTCATTGATGCATCACAAAGCTTAAATGTTTTAACTGCAGTATTAATTGTTGCATGCCCCTGTGCTATTGCCCTATCAGCTCCTTTTACCTTGGGTAATTTATTGAGAATTTATGGCAGACATGGATTTTATTTGAAAGATGGCACTATAATCGAGAGATTAGCAAAAGTTAACCATATTGTGTTTGATAAAACTGGAACCCTCACTTCCAACGAGAATAATATAATTGAATATAAGGGCATAGAACTAACCGAATCAGAGAAAGATTTATTAAGCAGTAGCCTAAGAGCTTCAAACCATCCATTAAGTCGCTTATTGTACAAAGAATTAAGCAAACATCAAATATTAACCTTGGATGAATTTCATGAATCTGTCGGTTCAGGCATTCGAGCCCAAAACAATGAGCAAGTCATAAAAATTGGGGCGCCTAATTTTGTGTTCCCCGGCAAAAATGATAAAAACGACAATAAATCCTTAAACACAGAAGTTCATATTAGCACCAACGAGGTATACAAAGGTTGCTTTTATATAAAAAATAAATACCGTGAAGGTCTGAAATTATTGGTTTCCGAATTGCATAAACCAAACTATCAGATGTCATTAATTTCTGGGGATAATGAAAGTGAAAAGGATTTCTTATCAACTGTTTTCCCTCCAGAAACGAATTTAAAATTCAATCAGAAACCAGATGATAAATTACATTTTGTGGAGTCCCTCCAAAATTCAAATAGCGAGGTTTTAATGTTAGGAGATGGATTAAACGATAGTGGTGCATTGGCCCAAAGCAATGTTGGGATTGTTCTTTCAGAAAATATTAATACATTTTCCCCTGCAGCAGATGCCATATTAGACTCCAAATCCTTTCAACAAATACCCAACTTACTGAAGTTGTCGAAAAAAGGGATTAACGTTATTAAACTCAGTCTTATTTTTTCATTATTCTATAATTTAATAGGATTGGGGTTTGCCGTTTCGGGTCACCTTGCACCCGTAGTTGCAGCCATTCTTATGCCATTAAGTTCAATTAGCATAGTTGTCTTCACAACTTTAGCAACCCAATGGCATAGTAGAAAAATATTGGGAAAATTTAAAAAAAGCTGA
- the ccoS gene encoding cbb3-type cytochrome oxidase assembly protein CcoS, which yields MTIIYMLLAISISVAILFFIIFIISVKKGQYDDVYTPSVRMLFDDELIDESTTEISKEFKDN from the coding sequence ATGACAATTATTTATATGTTGCTGGCTATCAGTATATCGGTAGCCATTCTTTTCTTTATAATATTTATCATATCCGTGAAAAAAGGGCAATACGATGATGTTTACACTCCATCGGTACGCATGCTTTTTGATGATGAATTAATAGATGAATCAACCACCGAAATATCAAAAGAATTTAAAGATAACTAA
- a CDS encoding FixH family protein encodes MKINWGTGIVIGMALFMSFILYFVFKAANQNANETDLVTEEYYKKEQNLQADIYAMENVMNMKNPVVVSKINSGLAIIFPDDFESEGIKGTIYLYRPSNKNLDLEIPLALENAQDLIPADNLLPGRWDISIRWSYGGKDYLMKKSLTL; translated from the coding sequence ATGAAAATAAATTGGGGAACAGGTATTGTAATTGGCATGGCTCTATTTATGAGTTTTATTCTCTATTTCGTTTTTAAAGCAGCCAACCAAAATGCTAATGAGACTGACCTTGTAACAGAAGAATATTATAAAAAAGAGCAAAACCTACAGGCTGATATTTACGCAATGGAAAATGTCATGAATATGAAAAATCCTGTGGTAGTATCAAAAATAAATTCGGGGCTTGCTATAATATTTCCGGATGATTTTGAGAGTGAGGGAATAAAAGGTACCATTTATTTATACCGACCTTCAAACAAAAATCTTGATCTAGAAATCCCCCTAGCCCTAGAAAATGCCCAAGATTTAATACCAGCTGATAATTTGTTACCAGGCAGGTGGGATATTTCGATAAGATGGAGTTATGGTGGGAAAGATTATTTAATGAAAAAATCATTAACTCTATGA
- a CDS encoding CcoQ/FixQ family Cbb3-type cytochrome c oxidase assembly chaperone: protein MLKFVKHNLENIDGVTIYPILSLLIFFVFFALMFGWVLTAKKSYIEEVSNIPLDNQKTNELS, encoded by the coding sequence ATGCTAAAATTTGTAAAACATAATTTAGAAAACATCGATGGGGTTACCATCTACCCTATCCTTTCTCTTTTGATCTTTTTTGTCTTTTTTGCGCTAATGTTTGGTTGGGTTTTAACTGCCAAAAAAAGCTATATAGAAGAAGTGAGCAATATCCCTTTAGATAACCAAAAAACCAACGAATTATCATGA
- a CDS encoding cbb3-type cytochrome c oxidase N-terminal domain-containing protein: MKTGMAIIRILIYLIVTIGLFEFFIDSGDEPAVFKYPIIWGFVLFVLLFSIAIEMIKSSLEGILFKSLDEDAQAQFLIREKNRKEEQYAWFYNIYKKLTASKPIEEEGDIILDHNYDGIKELDNRLPPWWVYGFYITIIFAVIYLARFHIFGGADQAEEYAIAVEEARIQIEEYKKTAKDLVDINTVELLTEASDINSGKTIFTANCVACHKMDGGGGIGPNLTDDYWIIGGGIKNVFNTISEGGRPGKGMISWKSELKPSEIAQVASYVLSLHGTTPADPKDPEGEIWVDENAPVDEAKVEISSDSTEVKVIIENDPVIEDLDSSN, encoded by the coding sequence ATGAAAACAGGAATGGCAATTATCCGGATTTTAATATATCTGATCGTTACTATTGGTTTATTTGAATTTTTTATCGATTCGGGAGATGAACCTGCGGTTTTTAAATACCCTATCATATGGGGTTTTGTACTATTCGTATTGCTTTTCAGCATTGCAATTGAAATGATTAAATCTAGCTTGGAAGGCATACTTTTCAAGAGTTTAGACGAAGATGCCCAAGCACAATTCCTAATTAGGGAAAAAAACCGAAAGGAAGAACAATATGCTTGGTTCTATAATATTTATAAGAAATTAACAGCAAGCAAACCCATTGAAGAAGAAGGCGATATTATTTTAGACCATAATTACGACGGTATCAAGGAACTTGACAACAGATTACCACCATGGTGGGTTTATGGATTTTATATTACCATTATTTTCGCGGTAATATACCTTGCGAGGTTCCACATTTTTGGAGGTGCTGATCAAGCGGAAGAATATGCAATAGCGGTTGAAGAAGCAAGGATTCAAATTGAGGAATACAAGAAAACCGCTAAGGATTTGGTTGATATAAATACGGTCGAACTTCTCACGGAAGCGTCGGATATTAATTCAGGAAAGACCATTTTTACTGCCAATTGTGTTGCCTGCCATAAAATGGATGGAGGCGGAGGTATCGGACCCAATCTTACAGATGACTATTGGATAATTGGTGGTGGCATTAAAAATGTATTTAATACTATTTCTGAAGGTGGTCGCCCTGGCAAGGGAATGATATCATGGAAAAGTGAATTAAAACCTAGCGAAATTGCACAAGTAGCAAGTTATGTCCTTTCACTTCATGGTACGACCCCTGCCGATCCAAAAGATCCGGAAGGTGAAATTTGGGTGGATGAAAATGCACCTGTCGATGAGGCAAAAGTGGAAATTTCATCAGACTCAACCGAAGTAAAAGTTATAATTGAAAATGATCCTGTTATAGAAGACTTGGACAGTTCAAATTAA
- the ccoG gene encoding cytochrome c oxidase accessory protein CcoG codes for MAEEQEKFRDSIATINEEGKRNWIFPKKPVGKFYEYRKYVSYGLLLILFASPFIKINGNQFLMFNVLERRFNIFGFPFWPQDFYLFVLMMIIGVVFVILFTVAFGRLFCGWVCPQTIFMEMVFRRIEYWIDGDRGKQMRLDKMPWNSEKIRKRLLKWIIFFLISFLIANVFLAYLIGSDQLLEYITDGPSLHVSTLISLLIFTAVFYFIFAWFREQVCIIACPYGRLQGVLLDNKSIVVAYDHVRGEKEKGRAKFKKNEDREASGKGDCIDCFQCVHVCPTGIDIRNGTQLECVNCTACIDACDHMMESVNLPKGLIRYASEENIEKNAKFKFTARMKGYTVVLGILIAVLTGLLFIRNDVEARVLRLPGQLYEKKADNIISNVYTFKLVNKTNREINNVQFKLVSHSGTIKVVSHQILQVPAKEFTEGTLFIELNAKDLEDEKDKLKIGVFSNDELIETTTTTFLGPRSYK; via the coding sequence ATGGCTGAAGAACAAGAAAAGTTTCGTGACAGTATTGCCACGATAAATGAAGAAGGAAAACGCAACTGGATATTCCCGAAAAAACCAGTAGGTAAGTTTTATGAATATCGAAAATATGTTAGTTATGGCCTTCTTCTAATCTTGTTTGCATCTCCATTTATAAAAATAAACGGCAACCAATTTTTAATGTTCAATGTATTGGAGCGACGCTTCAATATATTTGGATTCCCTTTTTGGCCACAAGATTTTTACCTCTTTGTCTTAATGATGATTATTGGGGTAGTTTTTGTAATCCTTTTCACCGTTGCATTTGGCAGACTTTTCTGTGGATGGGTATGTCCTCAGACCATTTTTATGGAAATGGTTTTCAGACGTATAGAATACTGGATAGATGGTGACAGGGGAAAACAAATGCGGTTAGACAAAATGCCGTGGAATTCGGAAAAAATCAGAAAACGCCTATTAAAGTGGATTATCTTTTTTTTGATTTCATTTTTAATTGCGAATGTTTTCTTGGCTTACCTTATTGGGAGTGATCAATTGCTCGAATATATTACCGATGGACCGTCTTTACATGTTAGCACTTTAATTTCACTATTAATCTTTACAGCTGTATTCTATTTCATCTTTGCATGGTTTAGAGAACAGGTATGTATAATTGCCTGCCCATATGGTAGGTTGCAAGGGGTTTTATTGGATAATAAATCCATAGTGGTTGCTTATGATCATGTACGAGGGGAAAAAGAAAAAGGCAGAGCCAAGTTTAAAAAGAATGAAGACCGCGAAGCCAGTGGAAAAGGTGATTGTATTGATTGTTTTCAATGTGTACATGTTTGTCCGACAGGAATAGACATTAGAAATGGAACACAGTTAGAATGCGTGAATTGTACCGCATGTATTGATGCATGCGACCATATGATGGAATCGGTAAATCTTCCTAAAGGCCTAATTAGATATGCTAGCGAAGAAAATATAGAGAAGAACGCAAAGTTTAAGTTTACCGCTAGAATGAAAGGCTATACTGTTGTCCTTGGAATTCTTATAGCGGTATTAACTGGTTTACTTTTTATAAGGAATGATGTAGAAGCACGAGTATTGCGATTACCAGGTCAATTGTATGAGAAAAAAGCAGACAACATCATTAGCAATGTTTATACATTTAAGCTGGTAAACAAGACCAACCGCGAAATCAATAATGTTCAATTTAAATTGGTGTCACACTCCGGAACAATAAAAGTTGTGTCTCACCAAATATTACAAGTACCTGCCAAAGAATTTACAGAAGGAACGCTATTTATCGAATTGAACGCTAAAGACCTGGAGGATGAAAAAGACAAATTGAAAATAGGGGTTTTTAGTAATGATGAGTTAATCGAAACAACAACCACAACCTTTTTAGGTCCTAGAAGTTATAAATAA
- the ccoN gene encoding cytochrome-c oxidase, cbb3-type subunit I produces MQTEQFYYDNRIVKKFIYATIFWGVIGMTVGLLLAYMFLFPNLTDGISWLSFGRLRPLHTNAVIFAFVGNAIFAGVYYSLQRLLKARMWKDWLSNFNFWGWQLIIVGAAITLPLGFTTSKEYAELEWPFDIAIALVWVAFGANMIGTILNRRQRHLYVAIWFYLATFVTVAVLHIVNSIEIPVSLFKSYSAYSGVQDALVQWWYGHNAVAFFLTTPFLGLMYYFIPKAANRPVYSYRLSIVHFWSLIFIYIWAGPHHLLYSALPDWAQNLGVAFSVMLIAPSWGGMINGLLTLRGAWDKVRTDPVLKFMVVAITGYGMATFEGPMLSIKTFNAVAHFTDWIIAHVHVGALAWNGFLTFGMVYWLVPRLFKTKLWSTQLANLHFWVGTLGIIMYALPMYVAGFTQASMWKQFNPDGTLVYGNFLETLTEIIPMYWMRAIGGTLYISGILILVFNIVKTIKSGTAVTDELAEAAPLTKVTSKRTAKEGYHTWLERRPVKLTIYTTIAILIGGMVQIIPSLMVEEYVPVISTVKPYTPLELEGRDLYIRESCNACHSQLIRPFRSEVERYGEYSKSGEYVYDHPFLWGSKRTGPDLHRVGGKYSDNWHLNHMYDPQSTSAGSIMPSYRWLVRNELDKSKTEGKMKAMVSLGVPYTEEDISNAQESMTQQGTQIEKNLYNDPDFASTYESDKKAAEESGSEFVEMRNREIVALIAYLQRLGTDIKVQPQEGVSSN; encoded by the coding sequence ATGCAAACAGAACAATTTTATTACGACAACCGGATAGTAAAAAAGTTCATTTATGCAACAATTTTTTGGGGAGTCATTGGTATGACCGTAGGATTATTGTTGGCATATATGTTCTTATTTCCCAATCTCACCGACGGCATCTCCTGGCTTAGTTTTGGACGATTAAGACCATTACATACCAATGCTGTAATTTTTGCCTTTGTTGGAAATGCCATTTTCGCAGGGGTATATTATTCTTTGCAACGTCTGCTAAAAGCACGGATGTGGAAAGATTGGTTAAGTAATTTTAATTTCTGGGGGTGGCAATTGATTATAGTTGGTGCCGCCATTACACTTCCACTAGGTTTTACAACCTCTAAGGAATATGCTGAATTAGAATGGCCTTTTGATATTGCCATTGCATTAGTTTGGGTTGCTTTCGGCGCTAATATGATTGGTACTATTTTAAATCGAAGACAACGGCATCTTTACGTTGCCATATGGTTTTACCTAGCAACCTTCGTTACTGTAGCGGTTCTTCATATAGTAAATAGTATTGAGATACCTGTGAGTTTATTTAAAAGTTATTCTGCATATTCTGGTGTACAGGATGCCTTGGTACAGTGGTGGTATGGGCATAATGCAGTTGCATTCTTTTTAACAACTCCGTTTTTGGGTCTGATGTATTATTTTATACCAAAAGCGGCTAACAGGCCGGTTTATTCTTACCGTCTTTCAATTGTGCATTTTTGGTCGCTCATCTTTATTTATATATGGGCTGGACCCCACCATTTACTTTATTCAGCCTTACCTGATTGGGCACAAAATTTAGGTGTAGCCTTTTCGGTAATGTTGATTGCCCCATCCTGGGGTGGTATGATAAATGGGCTTCTCACTCTTCGAGGAGCTTGGGATAAAGTTAGAACTGATCCTGTTCTTAAGTTCATGGTGGTAGCGATAACAGGTTATGGTATGGCTACGTTTGAGGGTCCGATGCTCTCTATTAAAACCTTTAATGCCGTAGCACACTTTACAGATTGGATTATTGCACACGTTCACGTTGGTGCATTAGCTTGGAATGGTTTCTTAACCTTTGGTATGGTGTATTGGTTAGTTCCAAGATTGTTCAAAACAAAATTATGGTCTACCCAATTGGCCAATTTGCATTTCTGGGTTGGCACACTCGGTATCATAATGTATGCATTACCAATGTACGTAGCTGGATTTACGCAAGCTTCAATGTGGAAGCAATTCAACCCTGATGGAACTTTAGTATACGGTAATTTCCTTGAAACATTAACAGAGATAATCCCAATGTATTGGATGCGTGCCATCGGTGGTACTTTATACATTTCTGGTATTTTAATTTTAGTGTTCAATATTGTTAAAACAATTAAGAGTGGAACAGCTGTTACAGATGAATTGGCAGAAGCAGCTCCTTTAACTAAAGTAACTTCAAAAAGAACAGCCAAGGAAGGTTACCATACTTGGTTAGAAAGAAGACCTGTTAAATTAACCATATACACTACCATCGCGATTTTAATTGGAGGTATGGTACAGATAATTCCGTCCTTAATGGTGGAAGAATATGTACCTGTTATTTCAACCGTAAAACCATATACACCGTTAGAATTAGAAGGTCGTGATCTATATATTAGAGAAAGCTGTAACGCCTGCCATTCTCAATTAATTAGGCCTTTTAGAAGTGAAGTGGAACGTTACGGAGAATATTCAAAATCTGGTGAATATGTCTATGATCATCCGTTCCTTTGGGGCAGTAAACGTACAGGTCCTGACCTTCATCGGGTAGGTGGAAAATATTCAGATAATTGGCACCTCAACCATATGTATGATCCACAAAGTACATCAGCTGGTTCTATAATGCCTAGTTATAGATGGTTGGTGAGAAATGAACTCGACAAATCTAAAACTGAAGGTAAAATGAAGGCAATGGTTTCTTTAGGTGTTCCATACACAGAAGAAGATATTTCCAACGCTCAAGAATCGATGACGCAACAAGGTACACAAATAGAAAAAAACCTCTACAATGATCCAGACTTTGCCTCTACATATGAGTCAGACAAAAAAGCTGCTGAAGAAAGCGGTAGTGAGTTTGTGGAAATGCGAAATAGAGAAATCGTAGCTCTAATTGCTTACTTACAGCGATTAGGAACTGATATTAAAGTTCAACCACAAGAAGGGGTATCATCTAACTAA